CACAGGCGCAGGGGCTAACCTATGTCGGGGGCGAAATCGCGGTTGTCTCGACAGGGACGGCAATGGTCGATACAGACGATGCAGAAATACCCCTACTGCTCTCACAGTCACCAGTGCGCGTGATCGACAACCAAGGGAAAGACATTCCCGAGCGCGCCACGGACACTTTCCAGATTTCTGGAGGAATGACTCTGGATTGGGATCCAAGTCGCTCGACCTGGATTGTTACAGACTGGACGGCAGACCGACTTTGATCACCGCCTTGCGCCTCGCGCAGGCGCTCGTCTTGGCCGTCTCGCTGGTTGCGCTAAGCGGGGCTGAGACAGCCAAGGCCGACGATTGTGTCTTCCGCTCATGCGCTCCCAGTCCCGACGTCACCGCAGGGGACGGCGAGTTGGTGGCGGCCGCCTTCGAGGTGAGAGGAGCAACGGGCTATGCGAGCGCGAGTGTTGACACCGGGGCACCGACCTATTCGTTCCGCCTGCGGACGCAGTGTCAAGTGACCGACGTTGATGTTGGGGGTTGCAGTTCTGATGCGGTCACGTGTGACCAGACAGAAGGTCGCGCGATCTCCTACTACGTAGTTCAGCGCCAGCGACTGGTTCAGCCGGATGGCTCCGCAGTTGACGGCCAAGAGCCACCGGCCGGCCAAGAGGCTGGAACTGGCTACGGCGCGTTCGAGACGACGTTCGCTGGTTGTGTCGATGTCACGGATCTGAATCCGCCGCCGTCGCCGGCGGAGGTCTTCCGGTACTTCCAGACGCTGCCGCTCCCCCAGCTCACCACCCGCCAGCAGCCACCCGGTGAGGCGCTGGTCGGGCTGCCGGTCATCTTCTTCACCGACAGTCCGACGACGCAGACCTTCACGGTCGACATCCGCGGGTTCGACGTCCTGATCACCGCCAACGCGGTGAGCTACACATGGCGCACCGGCGACGGGACGACCCTGACCACGACCGACCCGGGCGCCCCCTACCCCGACCACACCATCAGCCACGAGTACTCCTCGGGCACCTACACGGCCTCCCTCACCACCACCTGGGGCGCGACCTACTCGGTCGACGGCGGGGTCAGCGCCGACGTCCCCGGCACCACGACCACCGATGGGGCACCGGCGACCTTCACCGTCCTGCAGGCCCGCTCGGTGCTCACCAGCCCCTACGACTGACAGCCCGGGCGGCGTCGACCAGTCAGGTCCGCCCGGGCCGCCACGCCGACACCACGGCCAGGAGCAGCAGCGCAGCCACCGCCTCCGCGCCCTCCTCCAGGTACGTCGCGACCGCCAGCGCCAGCGGAGAGCCCGACACCGCCCGGACGGCCACGGTGACCTGGTCCAGCCCCAGCGCCGCCACCACGTACCCGGCCAACGCCAGCGTGACCCGAGCCGTGCCGCGCACCGACCAGCGTCGCCCGGCCCACCACAGCACCGACAGCCCGACGCCGGACAGCAGCAGCGTCCCGGCCAACGTCGCGTACCTGCCGCCGTCCTGCTCCGCCGCCGTCGAGACGCTGCCCGCCTTCGCGACCGCGAGCACCACTCCGGCCGCCAGGACCGCCGCCCACCACCACCGCGCCCTCCCCGTCGACCGGACAGCGCCCACCCCGGCCAGCAGCCCGGCAGCCAGGAACACCGCCGTCGTGAACAGCCGGGGCAGCGCACCCACCGAGTCCAGGGCGACGAGGCGGTACCACCCCGCGTCCGGACACCGGCCCACCGCGCAGCGGGCCTCCGCCAGCAGACCGACCGTGAACAGCAGGCCACCGATCACCGCCGGAACCAGCACCCACCGGGCCGGGCGAGGGGTCGAGGCCGACCGTGCCGGGCGCGGCCCCTCCACCCCTCCCGTCACACCGCCATCATCCTGAACCACCGGTGTCAGCTGCAGGGCCGCGCGGCGTCGTCCGTGTGCGATCCCCCAACGGCGATCACCGATCTTGGTCAGGTTCTGCCGTGCGGACACCGGCCTGACGGCGGGCTCCGCGCAGTACGAAGTACCCGTGATCGTCGCTGTTGTCGCCCTGTCGTGGGCCGCCGTCTCCGGAGTCGTCGCGTTGGTCGTCGGCGGGTGCATCCGCATGGCCGACGACCGCGCACCCCTCACCGACGACCTGATCGGCCTGCCGGCCGACCTGACCGTCGCCGACGTCCTGGGCGGACGCAGCCCGCAGCCCAGCCACTGACCCAGGGCCGCTCGCCCGGCGGTGATCGCCACTTCTCACTACGGTTCCGATGCAGCGGTTGTCCCGGCGCTGACCAGGGCACTGCACCGCTGACGTCACCGATGGGAAGAGGTTCCAGATGTTGGTCCGCCGGATCGCCCGGCCGATGCTCGCCGCCACGTTCATCTACGGAGGGGTCAACACCCTCCGGAACCCGCAGTCGCGCGTGCCCGGTGCAGCACCGATCGTCGAACAGATCACCGAGATCGCTGACAAGCAGCTCCCTGTCGAGGTCCCCCGCGACGTCGAGCAGTGGGTCAAGATCAACGCCGGGGTTCAGGTGGGCGCCGGCTCGCTGCTGGCCCTGGGCCGGTTCCCCCGCTTCTCGTCCCTCGCGCTGGCCACCTCGCTGGTGCCGACCACGCTGGCCGGCCACCGGTTCTGGGAGCACGAGGACCCGAAGGAGCGCTTCGGGCAGACCAGCCACTTCCTCAAGAACGTCGGCATGCTGGGCGGGCTGCTCCTCGCCACCGTCGACACCGAGGGCAAGCCGTCGGTGGGCTGGCGCGCCAAGCGCACCGCCGGCATGGCGGCCGCCGCAGCCGAGGCCAGCTACACCAAGGCCTCGAAGCGGGCCGCCAAGGCGCAGAAGCGGGCCACCAAGCAGGCGAAGAAGCTCACGCACTGAGCTGACCGCATGAGCACGGCACTGACGCCCGCGGGCGCGCTCCGGAGGATCGCCTTCCTCCTGGAACGCGCCCGCGAGCCGTCGTACCGCGTCCAGGCCTTCCGGACGGCGGCCACCGTCGTCGCCAGCCTGGACGACGCCGAGCTCGACCGCCGGGTGGCGACCCGCACCCTCACCGACCTCAAGGGCATCGGCGACAAGACCGCCACCGTCGTCCTCGAGGCCCACCGCGGCGAGCTGCCGGCCTACCTGGCGAAGCTCGAGGAGGCGTACGCCGAGCTGGCCCCGCTGGCCGACGACGCCGCGGCGCTGCGGGCCGCGCTCAAGGGCGACCTGCACGCCCACTCCGACTGGTCCGACGGCGGCAGCCCCATCCGCGAGATGGCCGAGGCCGCGATCGGCATCGGCCACGAGTACCTCGCCCTGACCGACCACTCCCCGCGGCTCACCGTCGCCAACGGCCTCACCCCCGAGCGGCTGGAGCAGCAGCTGGACGTGGTCGCCGCCCTCAACGAGGAGCTGGCCCCCTTCCGCATCCTCACCGGCATCGAGTGCGACATCCTCGCCGACGGCTCCCTGGACCAGACCGACGAACTGCTCGGCCGGCTGGACGTCGTCGTCGCGAGCGTGCACTCCGAACTACGGGCGCCCCGGGCGCAGATGACCGAGCGGATGCTGGCCGCGGTCGCCAACCCGCACACCGACGTCCTCGGGCACGTCACCGGGCGGCTGGTCATCGGCCGCAAGCAGCGCAACGGCACCCAGCGCCCCCGCCCGGAGAGCGAGTTCGACGCCGACGCCGTCTTCCGGGCCTGCGTCGAGCACGGGACGGCGGTGGAGATCAACTCCCGCCCCGAGCGGCTCGACCCGCCCCGGCGGCTGCTCAGCCAGGCCGTGGAGCTGGGCTGCGACTTCGCCATCGACACCGACGCCCACGCCCCCGGTCAGCTCGACTGGCAGGACGCCGGCTGCGCTCGCGCCGTGGAGTGCGGCGTGCCGGCCGAACGAGTGATCAACAGCCGGTCAGCGGAGGAGCTGCTGGCCCGCACGCACGGCTGAGCGCGGCGGCAGCCGCCACATCGAGCCGAGCAGCACGTCGAGCGCCGGGTCGAAGCGGTCCAGGCCACCCCCGGGATAGGGCGTGAGCTCGCCGAACCACACCTCGCCGGCGACGTCGTACAGGTCGACCCGGACGAAGTCGAACGCTGCTCCCAGTGCCTCGGCGACCTCGGTCAGCTGCGGCAGCGAGGCGGGCGGCGCCGTCACCGGCCCCGGGGCGACCGCCTCGTCGACGTCGAGCGGCGTCCAGTCCGGTGTGTAGAGCCGCCGCCGGTGCGCACCGAACCGCCCGGTGTCCACCTGGACCAGCCGCACCCGGCCGTCGAAGACGAACAGCTTGTGGTCGGCCGGCACCTCGTCGGCGGGGCCGAGGAACTCCTCGACCAGCAGCACCCGCCGCGCCTGGCGGTAGACCCACTCGCCGCGGTCCCGGTACAGCGGCTCGTCCAGCCAGCCTGCGGTGACCCAGCGCAGCTGGTCGACGTCCGGGCGCCCGGTGCCGACGTGCACCCGCATCGTGCCGTGGTTGGGCTTGAGCACCCAGCGGTCGGGCAGGTCGACCCGGGCGAGGGCCGCGACGTCGACCCCGACCCACAGCACCCGGGGCACACGGAGCGAGGGCAGCACCGCAGCGGCGTACTGCCGCATCGCCAGCTTGTCGCCCAGCTGCCCGATGAGCGGCCGCCGGTCGTGCACCACCCGCCAGTTCACCTTCTCGGTGAACGTCCGCGGCGGGCGGGCCGGCGCGCGGCCGTGCGCCTGCCGGTAGAGCACCGCACGCTTGGCCGGCAGCGGCAGCCGGCGGACGACGGCCGGGGGAACGCGCTCCACTGCCCAGCTGTGATGCACGACCGAGAGTCTGGTGCAGCGGCCGCCGGAGGCGGCTCCTAGGGTCGAGCGGTGACCACGTCAGGGGCCCCGCGCTGAGCTCCATGCCCTTCCCCGCGCTGCCCTCCCCCGCACTCAACGTCGGCTTCGTCGCCAAGGACCCCTGGCACCCCGCGATCCGGCGCGAGCACATGATCGCCGCCGAGCTGGCCCGCCGTGGTGCGCCGGTCCAGTTCGTCCAGGCACCGGCCGACTGGCGCCGGGTGCGCAGCGACCCCGCCAACTGGTGGCAGCACCTGCCGGCCGGCCGGTTCGCCGAGGTCGCACCGGGGATCACGGTCACCGAGCGCTCCACGGTGCTGCCCGGGCTGCGCGGACCGGTGGCCGAGCGGCTCGACGCCGCACTGCTCGGCCGCTTCCTGCGCCGGTCCTCCTGGCAGCAGGCGCTGACGGTGTTCATGCTGCCCTGGGAGTGGCGGGCGGCCCGCTCGATCGCCGGCCGGGTGGTGTTCGACTGCACCGACGACTGGGCGCGGCTGCTCCCCCAGGCCCGCGGGCTCGGCGAGCAGCTCCGCCGGATCGCCGACGAGGCCGACGAGGTGATCGTGGTGAACCAGGTCCTCGCCGACCTCTTCCCCGGTCGCAAACCGGTCGTCGTCCCCAACGGCACCGACGAGGCGCTGTTGACCGCACCCCGGTCGGCGGAGCGGCGGGAGCGGCACGCGGTGTACGTCGGGAGCGTCGCCGAACGGTTCGACGTCGACCTGGTGCGGGAGGTGCTCACCCTGCTCCCGGAGTGGACGCTGACCGTGCACGGGCAGCTGGTGTTCCCGCTGCGGGCCGGTGCGGCGGCCGAGCGCTTCCTGGCGCTGGAGCAGGAGACCGCGGGCCGGTTCCGGTACGCCGGGCCGGTCGCCCGGGCGGAGCTGCCCGCGGTGCTCGACTCCGCGGCCGTCGCGCTGGTGCCCGACGTGGCCAGCCGGGCGCTGGGCCAGTCGTCGATGAAGAGCTACGACTACTGCTCGCGGGGCGTCCCGGTGGTGGCGAGCGCCGGCCACCTGGAGCACTCCAGCGACGCCCCGCCGCACAGCTACGTCGTCGACAGCGCGGCCGAGATGGCCGCGGCGATGGAGGCCGCCGCCGACGAGCCGGCCGGCTGGGCCGGCGATCGGGTCCGCTGGGCCGCCGACCGCACCTGGGACCGGCGCACCGACGCCTGGCTGGACGCTGCGCTGGGTGATCGTCTGCCCGATGTGACGGGTGTGCACCCGTCATGAACTCGCAATGGACGCCGGCCGGGTGTCGCCGTTCCCCGCACCCCGGCCGGGCCTAGCTTTCCGCCATGACGCGTACTGCACCTTCTCCGGTCGCCGGTCCCGCCACGTCCGCCCTCGCGCTCGCCGACGCCCTGCAGTCCGGTTTCGCCGCCCAGCGGGCCGCTGACGAGCGCCGCCCGCGCGGCCGGGCCGCCGTCCGGGCCCGCTGACCCGACCACCGCCGCCGCATCCGGGCCCGCGGCTCCCGCCGCGTCCGGGCGCGCGTCTCCAGCGCGTCCGCCCGACCGGGCCCGCTGCTCCTGCCGCGCCGGACGCCGCACAGGCGCCTCGGCGACCACGGCCGGTGACCACCCGGCCGGCCGTCACTCGCCCGGACCGCCCGGGCGGGTGACGGAGTTCATCGACTGTTGACGTCCGACGCACTTCCGCCACGGGCGGGCGCACTCCAGAATCTGCGCGTGCGCTCACCCACATCGCCGCGCCCCGGGGCGTCCGCCGGCCCTCGGTCGGTGCCCCGCCCGGGTCCCAGCCGGCCCTCGCCGGTGCACATGCACCGCTTCCGGCGCACCGGCGACGACCCGTTCAGCAGCGCGTCGCTGTACGCGTGCCGCTGCGGGGTGGTCCGCGCCGGCATGTGACGGCGCACCCGGGCGGGGTGCGGCCCCGACCGGTTCGGTCCGCCCGCACGGTGCTTGCCAGACTCCGTGCATGGCACAGACGCGGGCCCGACTGACCGACACCGAGCTCGCCGCGCTCGCGCGGTACGGCTTCGACCTCGTGGCCGATGAACCCGCCGTCCCCCCGGCCGCCGAGCTGGAGGACGCCGAGGGTGTGCTGGTCGCCACCCGGGACGACGCGGGGCTGACCGTCCGGGAGATCCCGCGCTGGCGGTCTCCTTCCGCCGTCCGCGCCGAGCTGGCGCAGCGGGGCTGGTCGGCGCCACGGGCCTGGGTGGGCGCACCCCCGGCCGACGGGACGGAGCTGCCCGGGCAGCTCCTGGTGCTGCTCCCCGCGGCCGGCACCTCCCCGGACTCGGCGGCGCTGTCGCTGGGTGCCGCGGCCTGGGCCGGGTGGGCCGAGGGTCGTGAGCTGGTCGTCATCCCCGTGCCGCTGACCGCCACCGCGCCGGAGGCCGGCTGGGCCGAGGTCGCCGCCGCCTACGGCGCCGAGCTGCTGGGCAGCCGCACGGACCCGGCACCGCTGCGCACCGGCGGCCGGGTGGTGATGTTCACCGGGCTGTCCGGCGCCGGGAAGTCGACGATCGCCGGGCGGCTGGTGGAGCTGCTGCTGGAGGCCGGCCGGACGGTCACGCTGCTGGACGGCGACGAGGTGCGCACCCACCTGTCGGCCGGGCTCGGCTTCTCCCAGGCCGACCGGGACACCAACGTGCGCAGGATCGGTTGGGTCGCCGCGCAGATCGCCAAGCACGGCGGGCTGGCCGTGTGCGCGCCGATCGCCCCCTACGCCGCGACCCGCGCCGACGCCCGCCGGCTGGTGGAGGAGCAGGCCGGGCCGGGGTCGTTCGTGCTGGTGCACGTGGCCACCCCGCTGGCCGAGTGCGAGGCCCGGGACCGCAAGGGGCTGTACGCCAAGGCGCGGCGCGGGGAGATCGCCGCCTTCACCGGGATCAGCGACCCCTACGAGGAGCCCACGGACGCCGAGCTCACCATCGACACCCGCGACCTCAGCCCCGAGGAGAGCGCCCGCCAGGTGCTGGCGCACCTGATCGGGGGCTGAGGGGCAGGGGTCGGCGGCTGACGAGCGGGGTCCGGGGTCGCGAGCCGCAGCCCAGCGTCAGGAGCCGGGCCAGCCCGGCAGCCGGTCGGGGCCGGTGCGCCAGGCCGGCAGCGCACCCGGGGCGTCGACGGTCTCGGCGTCGGCACGGCGGCGCAGCGCCCAGTCGGCCGGGAGCACGAGCCGGGGTGCGACCCCCACGAGGACGGCGGTGAGCACGGCCACCGCACCGACGGCCTCACCGCTCTCCTCGACGAACGTGGCGAGGGCGGCCCACGGGAACGTCCCGGACGCCGACCCGACGACCGAGGAGACCCCGGAGAGGCCGACGGCGGCTGCGGCGTAGACCGCGAAGGCGGTCATCACCCGCCGGCGGTCACGCCGCTCGGTACGGCTGAGCCACCACAGCACGCTGAGCGTCAGCCCGGCCAGGGCGGCGCTGACGGCTGCGGCCAGCACGGGACGGTCGGCCAGGCCGGCGGTCCGCAGCGCCTCGACGTGCACGGTCCCGCCGCCCTTGACCTGGGCGGCCAGGGCCGC
The Modestobacter marinus DNA segment above includes these coding regions:
- a CDS encoding PHP domain-containing protein — protein: MSTALTPAGALRRIAFLLERAREPSYRVQAFRTAATVVASLDDAELDRRVATRTLTDLKGIGDKTATVVLEAHRGELPAYLAKLEEAYAELAPLADDAAALRAALKGDLHAHSDWSDGGSPIREMAEAAIGIGHEYLALTDHSPRLTVANGLTPERLEQQLDVVAALNEELAPFRILTGIECDILADGSLDQTDELLGRLDVVVASVHSELRAPRAQMTERMLAAVANPHTDVLGHVTGRLVIGRKQRNGTQRPRPESEFDADAVFRACVEHGTAVEINSRPERLDPPRRLLSQAVELGCDFAIDTDAHAPGQLDWQDAGCARAVECGVPAERVINSRSAEELLARTHG
- a CDS encoding DoxX family protein, giving the protein MLVRRIARPMLAATFIYGGVNTLRNPQSRVPGAAPIVEQITEIADKQLPVEVPRDVEQWVKINAGVQVGAGSLLALGRFPRFSSLALATSLVPTTLAGHRFWEHEDPKERFGQTSHFLKNVGMLGGLLLATVDTEGKPSVGWRAKRTAGMAAAAAEASYTKASKRAAKAQKRATKQAKKLTH
- a CDS encoding ATP-grasp fold amidoligase family protein: MERVPPAVVRRLPLPAKRAVLYRQAHGRAPARPPRTFTEKVNWRVVHDRRPLIGQLGDKLAMRQYAAAVLPSLRVPRVLWVGVDVAALARVDLPDRWVLKPNHGTMRVHVGTGRPDVDQLRWVTAGWLDEPLYRDRGEWVYRQARRVLLVEEFLGPADEVPADHKLFVFDGRVRLVQVDTGRFGAHRRRLYTPDWTPLDVDEAVAPGPVTAPPASLPQLTEVAEALGAAFDFVRVDLYDVAGEVWFGELTPYPGGGLDRFDPALDVLLGSMWRLPPRSAVRAGQQLLR
- the cysC gene encoding adenylyl-sulfate kinase, which gives rise to MAQTRARLTDTELAALARYGFDLVADEPAVPPAAELEDAEGVLVATRDDAGLTVREIPRWRSPSAVRAELAQRGWSAPRAWVGAPPADGTELPGQLLVLLPAAGTSPDSAALSLGAAAWAGWAEGRELVVIPVPLTATAPEAGWAEVAAAYGAELLGSRTDPAPLRTGGRVVMFTGLSGAGKSTIAGRLVELLLEAGRTVTLLDGDEVRTHLSAGLGFSQADRDTNVRRIGWVAAQIAKHGGLAVCAPIAPYAATRADARRLVEEQAGPGSFVLVHVATPLAECEARDRKGLYAKARRGEIAAFTGISDPYEEPTDAELTIDTRDLSPEESARQVLAHLIGG
- a CDS encoding glycosyltransferase family 1 protein, yielding MPFPALPSPALNVGFVAKDPWHPAIRREHMIAAELARRGAPVQFVQAPADWRRVRSDPANWWQHLPAGRFAEVAPGITVTERSTVLPGLRGPVAERLDAALLGRFLRRSSWQQALTVFMLPWEWRAARSIAGRVVFDCTDDWARLLPQARGLGEQLRRIADEADEVIVVNQVLADLFPGRKPVVVPNGTDEALLTAPRSAERRERHAVYVGSVAERFDVDLVREVLTLLPEWTLTVHGQLVFPLRAGAAAERFLALEQETAGRFRYAGPVARAELPAVLDSAAVALVPDVASRALGQSSMKSYDYCSRGVPVVASAGHLEHSSDAPPHSYVVDSAAEMAAAMEAAADEPAGWAGDRVRWAADRTWDRRTDAWLDAALGDRLPDVTGVHPS